DNA from Brevibacterium sp. 'Marine':
ATGACACCGAACCTCGGCCAAGGCGGAGGCCAGGCTCTCGAAGATGCGGCGACGCTCACTGTCCTGCTCACCCCGCTGCTCGGGGAGTCTCCGGGATCTGGGGCGAGCCGGCTCGGACGAGCTGAAGAGCAAGCGGCCACAGGTGCGGGCACTCGCGCCGGCGTGAACCCGGACCACAGTGCGCGCACTCGCAACGGTGAGGAACCGGACCACAGTGCGAGCCCGAGCGTCTCAATACCGCCAGACCTCGCTGCAGCACTGGGCCGCTATGACTCCCTGCGCCGCCCGCGGACGCAGTCGATCGCACAGAAGTCCCGCCTCATGGGGCAGATGTTCCAACTCGAATCGCCGCTGCTGGCGAGGCTGCGCAATGCGATCTTCTCAGCGATTCCCTCACGACTCATCGCCGCTCAGGCTGCGAGCGTCCAGAAATGGTCGCCGCCGCAGGTGTGATGCTGCCGGGCTCTGACCTGACCGCGGATCCGTTGCTGCGGTCAGCCCCGCTGACGCGAGTTAAGTGTGCGCAGATTGCCCGTCAGACCGCCGGATTTTGGCAATCTGCGCACAGTTAACGCATTCTCCCAGCAGCGTCGGGCCGCCCCAGCTGCTCGAACTCGAAAAAACTTGGGTCGCCAACAGATACTCAGCGCAGAACTCAGGTCGCTATCGGATACTTTCGCCGCGAGAAAAGTATCCGAAAGCGACCTATGTTCGGACGAGCACCTGCTTGAACCGGCTCAATCGGTCAGGGCGCGGTTGTAGGCGTCGACGACCGGGGGCAGGAAGAAGCCCATGATCACGGCGATCGCGGTGACGAGGCAGGCGAGTCCCAGCAGCAGGGAACCGCCGATGACGCTGAAGGCGAAGACGATGACGAGCAGTTCGAAGGCGATCGCCGCCGGACGCGCCCACCGGTGCAGGCGCCAGGCGCCCCGGGCCGCGGCGCCGACACCGGCGGCGAAGATGAGGAACATGACGGCCAGACCGATCAGCGAGGCCGCCAGCGGTCCGGCAGTGATCGCCGTGATGACGAACGACACCGCCGCACCGATCAGGGCCAGTGCCTGGATGCCGAGGACGATGACGGGCAGCAGCATCGCCTGCGGGGTCGGAATCCCGTGCCCCTCAGGCTCCGGTGAGGCACCGGAGCCTGCGGTCCGGCCATTGCGTGAGCTCAAATGGTCACCCGGGCGAATCCGGGGATGAGGATCTCATCGAGCATGCGCTCACGCACATCCAACGGCAGGAAGGCCGCGGTCACAGCATTGACCGTCGCCCATTCGAGGTCGGTCTGGTTCCAGCCGGCCTCGTCGACGAGCAGACGCATCTCTCGTGACACCGACGTGCCGGACATCAGGCGGTTGTCCGGGTTGATGGTGACGGCGAAGCCGAGGTCTTTCAGTCCTGTGATCGGGTGTCCGGCGATGGTGCCGCCGATGTCGGTCTGCAGGTTGGAGCTCGGGCACAGTTCGAGCGGGATCTGCTGGTCGAGGACCCAGGCGGCGAGGCTGCCGAGCTGCCCCTGACCGTCGACGATGTCCATGTCCTCGACGATGCGCGCACCATGGCCCAGACGCTGGGCGTGGCAGATGGTGACCGCCTCGTGGATGGATTCCTTGCCGGCGGCCTCACCGGCATGGATCGTCACCGGCACATACGCCTGATGCAGGGCGTTGAAGGCGGAGAGGTGCGCAGACGGCGGGAAGCCGTTCTCGGGTCCGGCGATGTCGAATCCGACGACACCGGAATCCGCGCCCTTCTCGCGATGGCGGATGGCCAGTTCGGCGATCGCCAGGGAGTTGTCGGCCTGCCGCATGGCCGTGATGAGCTGGCCGACGCGGATGTACTTGCCCTCGGCCGCGGCCTCGGAGACGCCGGCCTCCAGACCGTCCTGGACGGCTTCGACGACGGCGTCGAGTTCGAGTCCGCCTTCGAGGTGCTGTTCGGGAGCCCACCGGGCTTCGGCGTAGAAGACGCCGTCGGCCACCTGGTCGAGGACCCATTCCTTGGCCACTCGGCGCAGGTTGTCCTCGCTCTGCATGACCGCCACGGTGTGCGAGAACGTCTCGAGGTAGCGGACCAGGTCACCGGAGTTCGCGGACTCCGAGAACCACCGGCGCAGCGACTCGGCATCGGTGGCGGGCAGGGTGTGGCCGATCGAGTCGGCCAGCTCGAGCATCGTCGACGGGCGCAGACCGCCGTCGAGGTGATCGTGGAGGGAGACTTTGGGCAGCTGCAGGATGGGGTCGTCCGATGCGACGCCGGCGGGTACATTCATCACCGTCTCAGCTTATCCGATGCGGCGTGCGCCCCTCATCCCTTCTCCGGGTCGATCTCCCCGCTCTTGATCCGCTCCCGCAGGTCCGTGATCCCCCGTCCGGCGTCGGAGACACGGGAGAGGAATCCGTCCTCGGCGACGATCCGCACCCCGCCGTTGTCGATCGTGCCCTCGTACCGTCGCTCGCTGACTTCGAAGCCGCCGATCTCCTCCGGCTCCGTCTTCGGGGCGGGGGCCACCTCGTCGGGGTTCCTGCTCTGCGGCCAATCGGGGAACATCGTCCGCAGTCCGCGGCGCACGTTCGGCTCCACGGTGGCCACGATCGCCTTCGAGAACCCGCCCGCGGTGCCGTACCAGATGACCTTCGGCAGGCTCGGCCCATCGTCCCCGCTCTCCGGGTCCTCCGTGGCCGCGGTCAGGTCGGTCCGCTTCTCATCCGCCGAGGTGACCACTCCCATCGCGGCCGCCGATCCGAACGGAACGAGCACGTCGACATCGGCGTCGAAGGATCGTTCGAAGTAGTCCTTCCCGGCGTCGCGGGTGTCGTCGATCGCCCGCGGCGAACCGTTCGCCGAGGCGGCCCGGTCCGAGGAGGGATGGTAGGACTCCGCTTTCGGCAGGTCCTCGTCCTTCTCCTTGTTGTACAGATCGACACCGGCGTCGAAGGCGGCCAGGATGCGGTCGGCCTGCGGGAATCCGTGCGAGACGACGATGCCGACTTTTCCCGTCTCCGAGGCAGTGGCCGCGGTGAAGCCGGCGATGTACGCCGGTGGGACGAGGTCGAAATCCATGCTCAGCACGTTCTTCGGCAGGTCGTCGGTGCCGGGCGAGACCCCGAGGAACAGGTCGTCG
Protein-coding regions in this window:
- a CDS encoding adenosine deaminase, which produces MNVPAGVASDDPILQLPKVSLHDHLDGGLRPSTMLELADSIGHTLPATDAESLRRWFSESANSGDLVRYLETFSHTVAVMQSEDNLRRVAKEWVLDQVADGVFYAEARWAPEQHLEGGLELDAVVEAVQDGLEAGVSEAAAEGKYIRVGQLITAMRQADNSLAIAELAIRHREKGADSGVVGFDIAGPENGFPPSAHLSAFNALHQAYVPVTIHAGEAAGKESIHEAVTICHAQRLGHGARIVEDMDIVDGQGQLGSLAAWVLDQQIPLELCPSSNLQTDIGGTIAGHPITGLKDLGFAVTINPDNRLMSGTSVSREMRLLVDEAGWNQTDLEWATVNAVTAAFLPLDVRERMLDEILIPGFARVTI
- a CDS encoding BMP family ABC transporter substrate-binding protein, with amino-acid sequence MRMRARTTQIAALAAVGVLTLSACSVTAPEALEEERLGCLVSAPAGFDDHSAGALTLEETELARGAGVFSGTSSQRVSGGSATSAALDRMHGHDCALTTVIGPGGADELADFAAAHPDDLFLGVSPGTDDLPKNVLSMDFDLVPPAYIAGFTAATASETGKVGIVVSHGFPQADRILAAFDAGVDLYNKEKDEDLPKAESYHPSSDRAASANGSPRAIDDTRDAGKDYFERSFDADVDVLVPFGSAAAMGVVTSADEKRTDLTAATEDPESGDDGPSLPKVIWYGTAGGFSKAIVATVEPNVRRGLRTMFPDWPQSRNPDEVAPAPKTEPEEIGGFEVSERRYEGTIDNGGVRIVAEDGFLSRVSDAGRGITDLRERIKSGEIDPEKG